The Coffea arabica cultivar ET-39 chromosome 2c, Coffea Arabica ET-39 HiFi, whole genome shotgun sequence genome includes the window CCTCTATTCTCTCTGAACTTTCATTCATTCTTCAATCATATGAGTGTGTCGAAACTTAGTCCATTTAGCCACTTCAATCTCCGTAACACCCGAATGGATGAGCAGCTAAAGTTGAATTAGGACCTCGACAATAATGTGGCATTGCATTTTTCTATAAGAGGTTCATCTTAGGCTTGTCTGCACAATACCAATGTAAGGTAGATAAAGAATTGCCACGGGACGTCTACAGAAGTAACTAATACAAGACCATATATGCGCATCTTAGAAGGAAAGGCACGGGTAAGGCCATCTAGATAGATAATTTTCCCAATTTTGTGACCCTTGTAGTACTTCTGCATGGTGTCAATAGTAGGCATGCATTTAAGCAAACTTGTACAAACTACAGCACGCATATAGCACTTCATCTTTGTTGAAATAACACGGGTTCCTGCCGGAGAAGACTCAGGAGAATTTCGTCTGTGACCAGAAGTTGGCAGTGAAAATTTGAGCTAAGTTTACATGGCAATATTCTGGTGATCCCACGGTTGCTGAGGCCAGATTTATCCTCCAAAGTTTTGAGATATCGTTGACCAAGATAACATCAGAATCGAGGTAGATTACTCTTTCCAGACAAAGCTCAAGAAGGTAAACCAAGTAATTTCTTGCATAATTAAGTGGCtgttcatgtttttttttttcacagagGGGGACATCTTGTCCTTTACAATATCAGGACTGAAGTAGTGTGCCTTGTACTTCAGTGATGGCAAAATCCATTTAAGAGGAGACTGAAGAAGAGGATTTGTATCAGAATAGATGAACAAGAGAGGCTATATGAACAAGAGAGGGATTTCATGCTACTTGAGTTGGACGATTTGTGTCTAAGGGTTTGCTGCTGAACAAAGTTGCAGACGAACATTCATTGGTTTCTTGTATATTCTTGAATAGCAGCGGTTTATTGTAGCAAAATTGTTCAAAGTACAGCTGATTTCTTTATGTGATGTCTGAAAAATAGGATGATCTATTAGCTTCATACTAAAGCGGCAAACTTGATGATTAATCAGCTAATTTGCAATTGAATTGGAGCCAGACGAAGACACAAGGGCAGATGGACAGTGGACTTGGTTGGGGGGACGGGGGGGAGGGTAACTTAGTAGCTAGTAGTAAGGTTGAAACACCGGGTGTGTAAATAAAGTAACATTTTATCACCCAGCGGGGTCATGACATGCATTACCAACACTTCCTGATAACATTCATCTGCATGAAACCAAAgccagttaaaaaaaaaaggaaacaagtgGTTTTGACTTCAGTTTTTAACCGAATTTCCTGTTAACTAGTCAAAAGAGATTGTCACAATGGTCAAATGCTTAGGTAACTCTTTATCTGTCTCTCTGATGCAGGCAGTGCATGCAAACATGGTTGTACTTCTTGACCTTAACTGCAGTAATTAAATACTTTTTAAACTTTTTGCCAATGTATCTGAGGCATTAGCTGGGAACTTTTCAACAACCCAATCCTAGCAAAACAGAGAGAAAATATGCAGTACTAAGAATAAATGCAAGGCAAATTACTTGGTGGGAAAAATCATTTCTGTAACTGGAATGTCTAAAGGCAATAACTTTGGAACTTGTCTTGCCTGAATGAAGAATGACATCTTATTCCTTTCCTGCCTTTAAGAAATTTTCCTCAACTTCTCACTCGCGTTAGATGAAatccaacatttttagatgagaTAGACAAGCTCAAGATACAATAAGAAATTCACATTGAAGAACCTGCTGTAGGAAGAAAATTGAGCTGAAAGTACAAATGTATGGTATTTGAGTTACTGGTTACAATGATTGGCCATACAAGTCATACTGAGACCAGATTATGTCAAGTGGGCAAGGCTTGCCAGAGTCCAGCCTGATCCAGGGCTTGCCTTTTCCACTCCAATGCAACAGGCTAACCGGACCAGGATGCAGTTGCCTACAATTACCACTCAGATTATCACCACCAAGGCCATGCTGATTCCATCTGTGGTCGATTGGTGCCATTTCTCCTGCAAATACCAAAAGAAATGGAGGCAATGATCCAAGATCATAGATTCTCTGATTTCTTTGAATCTCCATCCATCTTTCAATCATCTTTGTGTATTTAAACTTTCTCCACTTGACCAAGTCAATCACCATTACACCTGAGAAAAAGTCATCAGCAGCTCAAATTAGCACGTAGTCAACTTTCAGAGCCTCCCCTTTTTAACAACAATGCCATATGTTCAGGTAACTGTTTTAAACTTAGAAGCAAGTCCTAAAAGAATATTTTATGCAAGTCCTCTAGAGTCTTTGCAGAGTTCTTCTACATTGACAGTGTCCACCCAAGACTGATGTAGAATTACGATAAAAAAATAAGGGATAACTGTGGAAAATACCCCAATAGCATATATGGTGGTGCATTGTGAATGAAACTTATAGTACACTACCAACTCAAGAcagaattagaagaaaaatgggggaaaaaaaaattaaagagacACTACTGTTTTATTTATCCACCATAAATACCTGCACTTAAGCAAAGGAGAAAACTTGGAACAATAACGACATGCATTAAAGTCTGCACCTCAGGTGTCTTTGTCTTAACAGGCTTAAAGATAAAGTAAAcagaataaagaaaaaagtaacAAAACTTGACATTTCACCTGTATTGAAGTAACACGGTTTCCGGCCAGAGAAGACTCTGGAGAATTTCTTCTGTGACCAGAAGTTGGGAGTGAAATACTTGGTGAAGTTTGCATGGCAATATTCAGGTGATCCCAAAGTTGCTGGTCCAAGACTTGTCCTCCATAGTTTTGATATATCATCAACCAAAACTACATCAGAGTCAAGATATATGACTCTTTCCACACAAGGCTCAAGAAGATGAGCCAAGTAATTTCTTGCATAATTCAGTGGCTGTTCAAGAGTTTCTCTTATAGTGGATGATATCTTGTTCTGTACCGTTTCAGGGTTAAAATAGTATGCCTTGAAATTCAAGGATggaaaaatatctctaataaggGTTTGAAGATGATGATCAGAATCCGAATGTACgaaatggaaaaaaatgttTTGTGGGCAGAAAGCATTCTGCAGAATGGAATTAACAGCAGCAACAGTGCCACGGAGGAATTGAGTATCAAGAGTCATTACTAAATGAATAAGAGAAGGATTGCATACTGCCAGTTGCATTGGATGATGGCCATGATTGATCATCATCAAAGAATTGCTGCTGAAAGTGGAAGACAAGCATTTGTTGTTTTCTCCGTTGTTGAATGGCACCGACTTCCTGTAGGAAAACTGCAGGTGGGGAACTGAATTTTTCTGggaaatgattgaaaatgagGTTGATCTTATGGCTTCTGCAGGAGGAGATGATTGAAAAGATGGACAAAATAGGATGATCCCGATTGAAATGGTCACTAAATTGGCAACCTTGACGATTGCCAACATTTTCTTTTATCAGAAAAtcttggtgtctatttcttctAGACCTATATCAGAAACAGAAAATGTTTCAAGAAATCAATcaatcttcaaaaaaaaaaaaaaaaaaagaacacaaGCTACAAATTAGAGACTGCTTGCTTCTCAACGTTCTTTTCTTCTTGATCCAATTTTCAATCTTTCTAAGGTGATCGATCATATATAACTCAACAAAAGCAGATACTACTAGTACACAGACATATGTGGAGTGGTGGAGTCCTTACTAGGGGATGAATTGACTTTATCTGAGTCTTTACCTTTTAAATTCTTGACAATTTCTCGCCCCACTGAGAAGGTGAGAAATAGTGGAAATGTGGAATGCCAAAACTAACCgttattttttatgatgtgtCCATCCCAACAGACATTTTTTAATTGATCACAAATggatggatatatatatatattaataaactGAATTCTATTTCAAAATGCCTTAACATTAAACAAGTTCTTTAATAGAGTATTTAAGTTGACTTAAATGTCATCTGCAAATCTTAGCAGCCTTAAAACCATTTTGTCATAAGTTGATCCAGATTGACATTAAATTTTCCGTCATAAATTCGAAATTTCTTAACAATTGTGAGATTAATTGAATGGATTTCTAATCCACAAAATTCATGTAATACACAATATTTAGAATTTTCGACCAAAGTAATAGCTGGTTGGAGGGAGCTTATCTAAATATCACCTATATTTAATTCATATGATGATATCAATCCAAGTAAATATGCTAGTACATTTTCAGAATAAAGTGCCTCTTTTCTCCATTTaattctttaagttggatttttcTTCTAGATGTCAGGAATTCATTacccataattttttttgtctagTCAAGTAATTCAGCAAGCCAAAATTATGACCCCATAAGTTTTATACATTTCGGtattttgatttcttaattATTATTAGCTATTTTTTCAGGAAATGAGTTAAGTTTTTTTCCCACCTCTACATCTTTCAATTCTTCTCAAACTAGATTTATTCTTTTTTGGACCTAACAAGTTGCATATTTATATCAGATGATGGAATTGCATGTTATATAATTTTCTTGCACCATCCAATGTTTACAGGATCCAATGTATTCTAATTTCAAGAGAAACTTGGAAGAGTGCATTATTCTTCTATTCTTTGAGAAGGATGAGGGCAGATTTGAAAGGGAAAGCACAGCGCAATGCGCATTTGAAGAAGTCTTCAACTCAATATTAAACTAAGGGTAAATTCCCTTTTGACCCCCTAAACTATACCCTGTTTTTCACTTCAATCCCTAAACTTctaaatgggacacttaagtccccaAACTACTGAATCCATCCCAATTAAGTAAAATCGTTGACGGATTTCACAGAATCACCAAGGTTTTCCGAGCGTGCAAAGCAAGCACCGTTAGTGAGACTAGATAAGCCATGAAAACTGAAATAGCCAGGACATAATTGTAATTTCGCCTGTTAGCTCtaaggggaaaagaaaatagagggaaacagttttgtttctttgtttctgTCGTCTTCACCAGTGGCACTCAATTGACCCAGTACAAAAAGCAAACAAATCCCCAAACTAAAATTTGGTGGGCAGAGAGAAAATGAGAAATCCCGATCCATCCGTGAGGGGCTAAGAGAATCTAAAAAACAGAGATAGCTGCGTAAGTGGGAGTTCTCCGCCACCGGACGCCACACAATTTTTTTACAATTGCAGAAACAGCTATGAGATAATACCTCAAAGGaccttttttattatatatctCCAGCTGCTTCTCTTGGAAATTCTTGTATGGCGGCCTCAACAGCTAGGGCTTTCTTCGTCTATCCGGCCACCCACCTCTCTCTCAGGCCTtttcaccaccaccaccaacaACAACTTCTTCAACGGCTTCAATCCCCTCCTCAACCGCCACCCTCTCGTTCTGCCGACCTCCACCTCTTCATCTGACCGTGGCTTCCGTCCATCCTCCCCGGTAAACGTAGTGGATTCTCGTCGACTTCCTCATCCGCCGTCAGCTGCCTAATTTCCGGAGTGGACGGTGGTGGAGTCTCTGACGATTTCGTCTCCACTAGGAAGTTTGGATTCAGCCGCGAATTCTCCATTATCGCTAACATGCTCAAGCGAATTGAGCCACTCGACACCTCCGTCATCTCCAAAGGTGTATTCAACTCTGCTAAGGACTCGAAGAAGTAGACCATTTCTGCTATGTTGGGCCTGCTCCCATCCGATCAATTTTCCGTCACCATCTGGTTTCCCAAATGCCCTCTCGACCGCCTTATTGTTTCCTCCATAATTAGTGGGTAATTGCTTTAATCTTCGCTCTCTAATTGATTATAAATACTTTTTGTTTCCAAAGCTGAACTTTGGACTGCTTAGTGATTCCATTGGGTGGCGAAATGTTAATTCAAATTGGCGGGTCCAAACTATTCAGGTATACTTTGTGAAATGCAGAGTATCGGATTTCATTGATGAGGAATTTTGACATAACTTTGAATATCTCCAAAGATTATCAACATTTGGAGGAGAATGGGGTTTCAGAGCTAAAGGGAAAACAGAGTGAAGGAGCGGAAGGTATAACTAGAGTGGACGATTGTGCGTAAGTTTTGGATAGAAAACAGGGGGATAGCCTCGCAAATAGCTTTGTTTCTGTCGTCTTCACTGTGGATTTGAACAAAGCTGTTTccctctattttctttttcccttaaaGCTAACGACGAAATTACAATTATGTCCTGGCTATTTCAGTTTTCATGGCTTATCTAGTCTCACTAACGGCGCTTGCTTTGCACGCTCGAAAAACCTTGGTGATTTTGTGAAATCCGTCAACGATTTTACTTAATTGGAATGGATTCAGTAGTTTGGgaacttaagtgtcccatttagAAGTTTAGGGATTGAAATGGGAAAATAGGGTATAGTTTAGGGGGTCAAAAGGGAATTTACCCTTAAACTAATCAAAAGACACACCAAATTACTAGTCACCAAACTCAGTGGACATAAAACATAAAATAGCAGCATATATCAACACATATcaactttctttcttttatttttcacataaaaaaTTTAGGGATttcataatttattttttttctttttaattttccccttttttccctactcttcaaatttttgtttatgcATTCTTCTCAGTTCTACACGCCCaatgatctttttttttaaaaaaaaaaaaatcccaagaaCAAAAATTCCATTTCAATTTGTTTCATCCTAATCtcgaatttattattatcaaagTCATTAGTGCATAAAATGGTATATAATGTTATAATACATATTTTGGCATGGAAGCATTAAGGTGAGTGATGGATGCTTTTGCTACGAGGAAACGTTCTTCTAACAATCTTTAACAACTTTTACCCAccgagaaagaaaaaaaaatatggtaCTAAGCATCATGGATCCGTGGAGTTTGACGTAAGGGATTTAATAATATCCGATGGCAATTAACATCTAAATTCTCAGACCATTTCCAACGTCTCTTTGATGTCTTCGTCCTTAAGCAATGGATTAATCCCAAGAAAATTTCAAAGCGATGAGGTCGATTGGTTAATTGGGCAAGGCAAACTATGTACAACTTTCAGAGAtagaagaaaaaataataatacaaaAAATCTTGGCTAACTAATCGTACGATAatacttttcctttctttttgttaaAGTCAATTTAAGCATTgtacttttttcttctttttttatgaaAATCATTATTGTATGTTACTCACATCACCTTTGATTTTCTGctgcatttatatattttggagtaaagtggttatatatatatgtgtgtgtgtgtgtgttctgTGCGTATACTTCAGAGCTGAAGGTACTAGAAAAGGAATACTCGCAGGTTTGGATTGCTAACTTTTgtatacaaattttttttatttcatatacatcaTATCGTTATAGTagtatatttttttacaaaaactctCAAAAATCTAAATCCGAACACCTAGGGATTATAGAACTAGCTAAATTGCTTTAGGGCTAAGCCTTTCACACTTGACACTTCTAAATTCACAACATACCAATCACTTATCATGTCCACAAACATACCAATCGCCCACTTCAAAGTTCAAAGGGGAAGGTTATGTAGAAATTTTATGCTTCACGTGGCAGATGAATAATAGCATTAATATTAGGCAAGACCTTATTGTTTAATTGTTGACAAGGACGATTGGAGGGATGCTACGGGAAACTCCAAAGTCCAAACTTCAACCACTTCCTTCTTCACTTCTATAATCATCGTATGTTAagaaatccaaatcaagaactGTCTATTTCAGGTTTTCCAGACGATGAGCCTAagacctttcttttcttttcttttcttttcttttttaaagatGTCAAGACTTTAAAGTTGGGTAAAACTTATTTCACACCGACACGAATGACCACAAGACAAAAATTGTAGTCATTCTTAGCACTCATAATTGAAGAGTCTTCACCTACCGCATGATGTAGACACCACACAACCAGGGGACACGAAGGATTTAGAGTACTCCCCCTCTTCTCTTCTCGTTTCCTCGTTTCATTAAAAGTATCATACTTTCTATTTTGAAGCATTTTAAATTATTTGTCATCTTGAGAAGATCAATGTAGCTTTTACTCTCTCTCCTTCTAATATAATCCCGCCCTTTAATCATATACGTGTAACTATTTAAATTAAACTTTTAAAATTATGAAGGTAAAATTAGAAATAGAAGCACAAACATCCCAATCGAATTACTATTTTTAAAAAGGTTGAATTTCCTAAACATGACAAAATAATTAGGTCGGAGTGAATATAATATATCTactttttaaaattctttttcttaaatctcctCGCTCCCCACATCCTTTCCACCTCACAACAATGAAACACAAATAATTTAGACTATAATAGATATACTTTTTgttaattctttctttttctttttctttttttcactctCCCACCCCTCCTCACATGTTTTTCACCCCTAATTGTCAAATATAGAATTCGAACCCTGAACCTAGTGGAGAGGCAATTAGGCCGACCCCAGTAATTGATATACATACGTATTATAATTATTACTTAaactctgttttttttttttttttgagcccGTTTCTAGTGTTA containing:
- the LOC113727761 gene encoding probable galacturonosyltransferase-like 6, whose translation is MLAIVKVANLVTISIGIILFCPSFQSSPPAEAIRSTSFSIISQKNSVPHLQFSYRKSVPFNNGENNKCLSSTFSSNSLMMINHGHHPMQLAVCNPSLIHLVMTLDTQFLRGTVAAVNSILQNAFCPQNIFFHFVHSDSDHHLQTLIRDIFPSLNFKAYYFNPETVQNKISSTIRETLEQPLNYARNYLAHLLEPCVERVIYLDSDVVLVDDISKLWRTSLGPATLGSPEYCHANFTKYFTPNFWSQKKFSRVFSGRKPCYFNTGVMVIDLVKWRKFKYTKMIERWMEIQRNQRIYDLGSLPPFLLVFAGEMAPIDHRWNQHGLGGDNLSGNCRQLHPGPVSLLHWSGKGKPWIRLDSGKPCPLDIIWSQYDLYGQSL